The window CCCCGCCCCTCACTGGGGCCGTTGCCGGGTAAcgcggggcgaggggcggggcgaggggcggggcgAATCTCCCCACAGCGCCGGGCGGGTCACGTCGCATGCGGGGCCCTTGCcacggccccgctgccccccacGATACCCGCCGGTGTCCCCCCCCCGGCAGCAGGAGCCGGGTACGATGGTGGCGTCGGGCCGGCAGCACCCGGGGGGGTCGCGTCACCCTCCCACGAGGGACCGTGGGGACCTTCGGGTAACACGCGGTGGTGACCCCGGGGCGAGGCCCGTCGCCCCCCGGGGGACCGGGGGGGACCGGGGGTctgcgaggaggaggaggaggaggaggtatgGAAGAGGTACTGGCCCCGTGCCCACCACCCTGGCAGCAGCGACCAAACCACCCCTGCCTCCTAATTAgctgcccccaccccttccTGCCTAACGAGGGACACGTCCCCGGGGTCACGGTATGACCCTGCCACGGTGCATGGGGTGTCCTGGGGTGGGCACCCATGGGgagcgggccgggcgggcgccccacccacccaccagcaTCCATTCCAGAGCCGCACCCCACATGCAAACCCAGGCGGGCACGGAGCACCGGGGGAAAGCACCAAAAAGCGCTGGTTCCTGGGATGCAGGGCAGGTGCATCCTCGGGGATCCTGGCTCAGCCTCCACTCGAGTCTCACTCCCATGTTTTCTCTCCCGGCCACAGCAGGAGACCCCTGAGTGGGCCGAGGTGGCATCAAGCTTTTGGGCCGGGATTtcagggaaaggggaaggaagaagccAGATGGTTGTGCGTTTGccctctgccacctcctcctttcGCATCCTCCTCTGTTTGGGGAAGCACCGGCACTCAGGGCATTTggttcatttttaatgttaatttttccATTGCTAACAGCAACCACCTCGGATGGCTTTGCTGTCCACACAAGGCCCAGGGCGCTCCACCATTGATGGGCTGTCAcccatgtccctgtccccagttCCACTCTCTGCCATGTGTCCGCACAAGGACAAAGTGGggatgaaaaaataactttttgggGGGGTTATCATGGGTGAGATCGCAGCAGAGGGGACTTCCCCATTTGCTTCTTCCACCAAGAAATGAAACCGTTGttgccagcagccctgggcacgCCGGCTCTGTGGGCTGGGTGCCATGTTTTGCTCCCAACCTGGCGCCCGTTTCCCTCTCCCAGCACTCTCTGcttcttatttttctattcCTAGCAGAGAAACTCAGTTCAAACTCCTCAGGATCGCCCTGGTCTCCGTGGCCGTGAGAGGGAGCACTCAGCCCTGCCGGCGCCAGAGCGGCTCCCGGGATAACGTTGGTTGGGATTTCCCGGAGCTGGGCTGTCAGCGCCTTGGAGCCTTCGCTTCCCAGGCCCCCCGGGCAGCTGCCCCCTCTGGATAACCAGCCCGATATATTTTTGGGCTACTTCACAGGTAGAGGGCAATCCTGCCCGAAAACACGACAGCTGTGTTCTGCCTGTGTCTCTGCCTGCAGGTGTCTCAAATCACCTATTTATTTGCTCATTaattaagggggggggggggcgcggcgggctgCAGAGACACTCCCTGACCTCCTGCTCTCTCACCCTTACTTTGGTGGCCTCCTCCTGtagagccagctctgctgcaagtGAGATGCACTGCCAATAaggtggctggggtgccagagCAGTGCCGGAGCAGCGCCAGGCCAGCAATCCCACTCCCAGGCCATGTGGGAAGGGGGATAAGCATGACGCCATCGTCTTTCTGGGAATTTTCCTCCGTGGCTAAAGCCCAGCTCAGTTTGCCACCGCCAGCCAGGTTCTGTGGCACTGGGGACAGCACCTCTGAGCCGGCTGAAACCCAACTCACATGGAAGATGCTCTGGCACTACTCGTGACATCCAAGAGTTTCTCCATGTCGTCTCTGGGAAGAGGTGGTGAGGTGCTGGGCATTAGTTTGCTCTGTGGGTTTACTCTCTGGTTCTGATGtctccttttctctgcagcagccatAAGCAGACGGTTCAACAAAAGCTGAGGGaatccttccccatcccacgGCTGCTGGTCAACAGGCTCACCACCTTCCTGATCGAGCTGGTTCGCTTCCTTGGTGAGACCTTGGTCCAGGTGAGCCACCTCAGTTTCCCTGCCACAAAGAGGAGACGTGGTACAAGCAGTTTCTCTCTCCAGCCTCTAACTGAGACTTttccatctgatttttttaatttctgttgatttttttttttcaatcccCATTTGCCTTGAAGAGCTCTGCATTGTTAAAGCTCAGCCCCATCTTAGCAGTGGATGTGTTTGTGGGTAGGCTGGGCTTGttctccaaaagaaaagaaagcccCAAGGTCAGAAACACAAGATATTTTTTGGTGGAGGTTAGGTGGCGTGAGAAATGCAAGTATTTGATACTTACCCAGAAGGTTTGCTCTCCAAAAACTGTGGTTACACCCCAAAGACACCACCAGGACCCTTTCTGCCCATTCTGGGGTCACTGAATGGGGACAAGGCAAAAGGTGAAGTAATTGTAGGAGGTGATGAGATGTGCTGACAACCCTGGATATAAaccttctgcttcccttcttCTGAGTATTTCCACATCAAAATACTTCAGTACTGGGAGGGGAAACTTCAGGTTCTCTGTTCTCTCAAACTTCTCCTCCCATAGCGAAATTTTTGCATCTTGGCCACCTTTTTGGTGTCTCTAAGAAGAGCAAGGAGTTCCTTGTGAGTAGCTTGCTCTTCAACACACCTCAGGATGGCACATGCTGGCAAATATTCATCAAAACCAAGCATTTTAACCTAAATTCACCTTCCCCTTCAGGTGCTGGTGGTTGGTTTACTGACAGCCATTGGTGATCATATTTGGAAGCCCTTTTTGGCAGCGGTGTTCAACAGCCTCCTGCAACCTCTGCTGGTGTTCCTGCTGAAGGTCCTCTGCAGCATCCAAGACCTGATGGACCCCCTCATCAACATTCTAGCTGGTGTCTGCTCGCAGCTCGCTGTGCTGCTGCGGGCCATCAGATTAGTGGAGATAAACCTACAGCTGGACAGGACTGGTCTCAGGGCAGACGGCAGTGGGTGAAGCTAGGTCTTGGGTGGTgaaagaaggaggggaggaggaaaatgcTTATTTCTGCAAAGGGCCATGCAAATTGAGTAAGAGTGGGGCTGCCTGTGGCATGGGTAGAAGGTGAGGAGAACGAGGTAGCTGCAGGTTTCCATGTGAGCAGTAGGTACGTGGCACAGGTGGGATTGGGTTTGTATGTTCAATTTTTGCAAACACCCCCTTAATTAACccattaaattataattttagaTCTTGGACTGTGTCTCTAGTGAGGTGGTGTTCCTCTTCCTGCCTGGAAGACTTGGCTTTCCAACTGGGAAGGACTTCTCCATGCAGCTTCTTGCAGTGGGCCAGCCAGGCTCctctggtgggctctgctgctgaTTTCAGAGGCAGTGTGGTATCCGGAGCCTGACTTCCTGATTCCCTGCCAGTAAGGGATGGCCTCTTCCCAGAGAGCTGAGTGGCTGCCAGGCACCCTCGGTGTGGTCTATGCCCTGACTGGAGCAGCTCTTCATAGCTGGGGGCATGGGATAGCCAGGAATTTGGGAACCATCTTTAACATAAGTGAATGCCACCACTTCAGTGTTCCTAAAAACTAGGTCTGGGAAGTGTTTTGGGTAGCAGGAGTATATTTCCATAGGAACCAGGAGGGCAGAGGAGTGGAATGGCAGGCAGTGAAGCTTTGAGTGTGTTTTGTAAAATCTTTGAGGGGACCAGGGCTCGGACTAAGCCACATTTTGGGGCTCATGCCTGCGCCCCAGATACCAGCTCCCTTCTCTAACAGCATGTTCTCTCAGGAGCATTTCCCATTGCTCACATGTGCTGCAAGATCCCTCTGGCCTTGATGATTCCACGCTGAAAGCCCTTTGCTTTTTATGGGCAGAGAGCAGCTTGTTTTTAACTTCCTGGCCTGTAAGATCATCCAAAGCATTGGAGTCGGCTGGCTGCAATTTAATGAACGAGCTCTGAAATGAGGCACTGCGAGAGGTCCCCCCATGGTGGCCGTGCCCGTCAGCGCGTGCTCACTACCCTGACTCGCTGTGCTATTTGGGTGCTGCTGAGTTCATGGAGTTGCAGCGGTAACAGGATGTTCTTCAGCAGTACAAAGGGACGAGCTGGAAGCCACCAAGGCAAACAGGAGTACTACCGGGTCAGATGACTAAGGGCAGCATGTGATTGAAAGCCAGAGATGAGCTGAAACCTTCCAGGCAGTGGGAAATGTGCTGGTTTTCCAGGAGAGGGAGAACCCGACCAGCTTTGCCCTTGCTCCTCAGCTAATAGCACCAGAGCCAGAGGAGAGAACTGCATGCAGGTATGAGCAGAACATGGCCTCATGGATTGGATTGGGTCCAGGATGTCCTGCTGCAAAGTCACCAGTGCCTGGACTGTGCCTGGATGGCCAGACACAGGGTCTGAGAGCCCCCAGAGGACACTCGAGGGACACACAGTTGTCCTCAGGATGTTTCCATCCATGCAAGTCTCTTGCATCAGGGTGCAGGCATGTCCTGGCGACTGCTCCTTGATAACAGACTTTTCTGCAAGGAAGTgattaaaatgaacaaacacAAACCCTGGTTAAGAGGATGGAATTAATTTGAGGTTTCTTGCTTTGTTGATTTAGCTGAAGATTCActttaatgattttaaatggCTTTAATTAAATCAATCTGCTCTAAGAACaggaattccttttttttttttttttttggctaaagCTCTTCGAATCATCACAGATCCAGGAGACAGAGAGAGTTGGGAAAATTCAACACCCAGGAGTGAGGATAAGCAGCTTGTGTCATGCTCAAATAGCATCAGAATAGCATCTTGCCCCTGGCTCCCCGCAGGCACCCCTGAGGCTGTGTGAAGAGTTGCCATattccccctgcagccccctgccctgctgcggGATGGGGGATTCGCAGGTTCTGCAGTGTGCTGTGGACATTGTAACAGCTGGTTGGAGTTTGTTTTGCAAATTAGACATGATCATGTCCTGGCCACAGCAGCTCAAAGAGAAAGAGGTGCAGAaagtcactgatttttttttttagtttcaggGCCTAAAGGGGtgaacagcagctctgggctgctggCCACACAAGTGTCCTTGGTGTAGCTCTGCTCATCAAGAGCAgaaaactctcttttttttctttttttttttttcttaaaaaacaagcaaaccccAATCCAAACTACATGTGTTTAACACAGCCAGTCTGTGCTTTCCCTTCACTGTTCCCCCAGGCAGTCCCAAAcactggcaggggctggcagccccagctgctctaGGGGGATAACGCCCCTCTGGCATGCACACACCTCTCCGTGGGAGCATGCATGTGTCTGGGACAGGGTCTCAAGGCAGCTGTCTCATCCTCAGCCACCTTCCACATGTCCCCcgtgctgggctgctggtgccCCTTGCTGCTGGTAGTGGTGCTCAGTTACAGTGTCGTGCTCGGACAAGGACATTTCTCCCCGTCCACACTGGCTGGTGGCGGCAATGCTCATGGGGCTTATGCTcaccagcagcctgggctggcagctccctcACATTGCTGATCCCTTAGATCACTGTCCCAAATGCCTTCCCTGCAGCTcatccctctgctcccagcaccgTGGCCAAGCCCATGAAGATGGCTCAGCACACAGCATGGGAGTGCGGAGGAGCAGCAAGATGCTTCCCCTGTCACAACCGATTTTTTTTAGTTAGCCTTTCAGACCTCAAGGCAGGCGCTGTGCCTGTTGGATGGGGGCACAGCTCTGTCCTAGTCCTTTCCACCGCGATCCGTGGGGGTTTTGTCAATGGCTGCCCCGGagtggctggggaggggtgggtgcagggctgggagagcagccagctgggatGTGGAGGAATGCCAGGACGCTGAGCACAGGGCCTCCTTCGGCTCCTCGTGGCCATCGCTTCCCTAAATAGACGGCTGCAGGGCGGGAGGATTAGCTGGGGGCATTCCTCTGCCCCCGGCTGCTGACCCCAGGACGCGTTGCTCATCGCTATATTAAATCCTGCACATAACAAGTTGCTCTTCACAAGCCCTTTGCTCCAGGTATCAGTatttctgctcttccctccaCCTCACACTTCCAAACAACACGGGGATTTGCAGATGCCGAGTCAGTTTTGGTTTGCTCTGCTCAGACTTTGCAAGGGAGGTTTGTACTTTTCCCTTTTGATGCCTCCTGGCACTGCTCGCAGAGTGCGAGGGTATTTATAGCCACCCGGTGAGGTTAAAAGCTACTGCTGCTGAACGGTTTGTGAATGCTCTGTGCCAGCCCGATGACGGGGCTGGTCACTGCGTGGTTATATCCACATGGTTTCACGGGAGGAGCCAACGGCCTGGCACTGGCTTGAGGTTTTTGTCAGATGGGCATCATGGGAAGGGGGTCAGCCCTGCCACGTAACTCTGCTCAGGAGAGTGGCCATAGGAACAAGGCTGTGTGGGAATCCACCAAATCGTACCCCTGTTTGTCAGTGGAGTCACACAGATGCCACAGCCTGGGGTCAGGACAAGGCACAGAAGTGATGAAATAAATTGGGAATGAGCTGTTGGGATTAAGTTTGGAAAAGCTTGGTGTTTTAGTTTTTTGATGCCACCTTCCCATGGTTAGAGGTAAACTGAGGCAGGGTGTGAGTCAGTCTTTCCCATTGGGACGCTCAGTGTTACACCTTCAGAGTGGCCTCCTGACAGTTGGGTCAGGGCTGGTCATTTTgcccattaaaaaaatggagtCGTGCTGCCTGTCCTTGGGCTCTTCCAGTCTCCCACATCATTCCTTGTGCCGGAGATGCCACGTCTCCCTcttccctgtgcccctgcaTGCAGCTCCGTGTCCTCCACCCTTTGGCATGCCACTGGGTCTGCAGCTTAACCTCAGAGGGCTTCCCATATTTCACCTGCAGGACCTGTTGTTCTGCTGAGGGACCTCAGCCCACCTCATGGTATTCCCTCAGAGTAGTCATCACCACTAATGTCGCTCCTGGGAAAGGTTTGTCTGACCTGCTTCTTCATCTGTCCTGTCCAAATCAGCCCACTGTAGGTCTGCATGCCAGACCTGGTGCATCCACAACCTCATCCATGGTCTGGATATGCAAAGGAAGACTGCTGCACCACCCCCAGCAGGAGACTGCTAAAATGCCTcccatattttctttttttcatgttgatCAAGTGCaggttttctgtgctttcctcctAGACCACAGTTTTGAGACCTTTGGATGTTGTCACTGCCCTCCTTTGGGCTTTCTGCAGGTGGCCCAGGGATCATGCATTCacaatttggttttttttgggggagtTCTGGTGGTGTTACCACTTTTGGGAAATAACCTGAAGAGAGGGTGGGAAGCAGGCTGTGCTCCCAATAAGCATTTGAGTCTTGCAGCGCTTCTGTAGCAATTTTCCCAGAGGGACTCGTAATGGCATGGATAGCAGCTCAGTATCCAACCGCCCTATAACAAAGCTGGCATCCCAGGGCAAAACTGGAGTTAGGAATTCCCTTCAGATATTTTCAATCCTTAATTTAATACTCCCCGTTGCCAACATGAGTTGCAGCTCACACGGAAGCAGGCCACTTCTTGCAGATGTAGCCAGGAGAGATGCACCTAATTGCCTGTGTTACACAAGCCATGGACTTCTCCAGTTAGTTTGAGTTTGAACAACCATGCGTTTCCTAGTTAAAACATCCAACTCTGTATCAAAACCACACAGTCCTGGCTGGCGAGATTCCTTCCACCTGACTTTACCTACAGAGTCCTCCAATCTTCCAGCACTCCAGCTCCTTCATGGCATCGttttttctccagctccttAGTGGCATCAGTGGTTCTCCAGACTCTCACAAAGGTTTTAAGCTAAACCCAGCATGTAAACAGTGTCCATCACTTGGCAGTGGCTGCAGCGGTGGGTGGGATGATCGATATGCCAGCCGACtaataaaatgtgcttttctttgcCCAAATACCAAGGTCATCTTCCCCTGAACTTCTCTGCTGTCCAGGGCATGTGACAAAGAGGTAAACAAGGCTACAGCTGAAAAGCTAGTTAATAAGTAATTTGTTCTTCTAATTCTGTGCTTTTGAAAGAGTTTGAAGGTATAATTAATAAGTATTCAGCACCTTCAAAAACCAGGACACTTACTGCTGTACAAAACAGGAACTGTGTGAAGATCTGATTTTATAGACTATTTGTGGTTGTACCCATTCTTAGGTAAGGTTTTGAGCAAGACAAGACCTGTGGGGAAAGGAATTATCTTTTGTTAGCACTGTCTCGGCAGACAAAGCAGCTGAACATCTACAGTTttggcaaaaccaaaccagtggGGCTGAGGGATTGGGAACCTTGAAAAGGATCAGAAGTGGATTTTACCTCATGCAAAAATATTGGGGACCACACAGAGTATCCAGCTGCAATGTGTcaccatttttaaaagactctgaaaaaatggaagaactaaaaaaaaaaaaaaaaccacaaaaaaaaactgaaaatggtCTGGTAGTTGGAGAAAAGGTCTTTTATAAGGTACTTAGAGCTCAAGGTTTCTTTAGCTCACCAAAAGGAGATATGATTTAGTTTCTGCGTATGagcatttctgcaagaaaatgtAAGGGAATACAATGAtcttaaaagcagcagagaataTCAGAATCACAATAAGAAATGATGGCTGCAGAATAAAAAGCTGGATAGATCAAATGGGATTTTAGACACATAATTTGATTTCATAAGGATGATCATACCACTGGACcaggctgctgaggaagaggagaatcACCCGTGAGGAATGCTGCCATGAGGAAGGCTGACTGACTGCAGCTCTTGTCATTCTTGGAGACTTTAAAGCTTGCAGGCCTGATCATCTCAGTCAGGATTTAGTGCTGAGTTAGATTTAGGAGGCCATAAGCACGGAGGTATTTTAATCAAGTAAAACTTTCCAGGCAGAAAGTGAAGGACACACTGCTAACCTTATCCTGATGAGTCGCTGATAACTCAGGAAGAAGAGCCTCAGATTACTACTCAGTCCTCCGTATTGTGGCCTTTGCTGGATATTTAAACATAGTCAGAAATCCAGGCCAGAAGCTGAACTGAGTCACTAGCCCGACTCTGTTCAGCTTGAGCAGGAGCGTCCACCACTGGACCCCTGGTTTGGTAAGCCAGTCAGCAACACCTCCCTCATTCTGTCATTCTCCAGGCCCTCTGCCTATATCACATTGTGTCCTGCAGATCCACTCACAGGATCCCCTGACATCCAGATCCTTCTGTGCCTGGGACGAATTATCAACCCATTCGGGATGGAAGGCAGGTCCTGGTGCCGGGGGTAATCCCCTCCTCAGCCTTCACTCCAGGGAGCTGTGCAGTTGTTGAAGGCAGGACCTGGTAGAAGCCAGGCTGTGGAAATGGGGATGCTTCCAGCCGTCCTTTGAGCCCTTAAATCATGCTTTATAAGAAtgtggacttgatgatccttataggtcccttccaacttgagatattctatgattccataaTTCTTTgtaacgaaaaaaaaaaaagtaagtttctGGTCGTCTTGGGTGTAAAGAAAACCttgaaaacacaaacattaaagtttaaaaaacatgaagaCAACCCCCCACAAGCcatcatttattaaaaaaaataataatctcctgattttaaaatctgttcacAATCTTCTGACATTTGGCCAGTTATACCACAGACACTTTATCGCCACTGTGGAGCTGCATTTGAAACAGGGATGTAGCCTTACACATGCAATTATTTTCTCGAGATCTTCTGATATGAGCACCTACAGAGACAAGAATAGAAAGATGAAGCGTTAGTTTTTCAAGGAACTTTCGcgtaatttttttcagttaatgaCTTAAGAGTTGGGACGAGTTCTAAAATGTCAGCTGGctgaagcagcttttaaaattgtttaccATGACACAGAGGGTGGGAATTATCTCAGTGTACTGTAAATATCTGGTGTGAACATCTGTCATGGATGGCACAGCTCAGCTTCCTTCAGAGACTGGAGAGAAATGCACTCTCAGGGTACAATTCATGTGACCTAATTTAGGCATTTACTTTAGGATGAGATGAATCATGCCCTGGAAGTGCCTATTTCTTTCCAGTGACTATAAGGGGAGTCTAGACAGCCAGCACAGATGTGGACATGCACATCTCATCAGACGAATTGTATCCAACGTGATTAAGGCTTGACCTCAGCCACGCTGCTATTTGGCAGCAATATATCGACAGTCTGATGCGTCATGGTACGCTGATGCAGTATGAAATTAAATAGCAATGTGATGCTGCTTCAGGGTGATCTAGTAAAATGGGATTTTGGTAGTACAAGACATTCTCTCCCGATGGGATCACATCTTGCTACAAagcagtaattttaaatgtaagtaATTAAAATGCCATGCAGCATTTTAAGCCcaaattgaaatatatttataaagctTGCTGTCAACTTACCAGCATAGGATCCCTGTGCTCCTCCGAGTTATTTTTGGATTGATGTGGTCATGACATGCTTGCTCAGGCCACGTCTGGCAGCGCAGCAGGGACCCTTACTATGagagacactgaggtgctggagcataTCCAAcaaagggcaacaaagctggtgaagggtctagagcacaagtttTACAAAGAGCGGCTGAGGGTACTGAGGGTGTTCCACCTGGAGAATAGGAGGCTGAGGGAGGACCTTCTCACTCCCTACAAtttacctgaaaggaggttgcagcAAGGTGGGGGTCAGACTCTTCTAAGTAACAGGcgacaggatgagaggaaatggcctcaagttgtgccaggggaagtttagagtggatattaggaaaaataatagGTTTCAAAAGGGTTGTTAAGCACTGGTACAGGCTACTCAGGGAAAGGGTTGAGTCACTGTCCcaggaggtatttaaaaggcgTGTAAacgtggtgcttagggatgtggtttagtggtggacttggtagtgctgggttaacggttggacttgatctcaaaggtctcttccaacctaaaccgttctatgattctaagcaTGGCATCAAACCAAACACTGCTCCTCACCAATAAAACTACCTCATATCAGGGATTTGTGAGGAGAGGTCCAAGGTAAGCCATTAGTCCTGAGCTTTGGTTTTAGTATTCCCGTTCTGCTGACGTTTAGGAAGGTTTTTAagggccttttccaacctagatGATACTATGGTTTAGATACATGTGAACCAAACACATCAGCTCTCAGAAACCACCTGCAGCAATGTCAAGCATACCCTGACTAAATAATTCCATATGTGGAGATCTGCGTGCCTCCTCAGACAGAACTGCCACTAGCAGAGCCCTGCACAGCAGGCAGATGCTGCCCTGAGGGGAGGGCTCTCCTCACTCAAGAGGCATTTCACGAGGAGATACCACTCTACGACCACAACGTCCTCACCACTGAAGAAAGACCACAAGGACCCCACTGCTGAAGAAGGGACCGATCCCACAGTGCCCCAGCAGCCGAGCCCTGGCTGCCAGAAAGACTGAGGAAAGGCTACGTAGCCCCACAACCCCCACCACCGCCTAACCCTTTTCCCGCCCtttccagcccctgcccctgccccagcccccgcccccgcgcacGTGACCGCCCCCCACACCGCCCCCGGCGCGCACGCGCAGTGAGGAACGGGGCGGAGGGAGGAGGTGCCCAGGTgggcggggccgccggccgGCGCGCGCGTGAGGACGTGGCGCTTTCCAGCCAATCGACGTCTGCGTCCCCTGCGGAGGGaggcggggctgcggcgggcggaGGGGGCGGGAGCGAAGGGGCGGGGAGGTGGGCGGGAGGCAGCGTGGGGGCGGGAGAACAGTCGGACAGACGGCGGTATAGACCAGTCAGAGTACCTTACGTAGAGTCGGGGAGGTGGAGCGACGCTCTGATTGGCCGACACAGAGCGAGCGCGGGGGGCCGTGCGGCGTGGCGCGGCGCCTACTTCCGGTCGGCAGAGAGGCTGAGGagagcgggcggcggcggcggctcccggtAACGGTGAGGGACGgggcctggcccggcccggcagtgctgggggggcgCGCCTTAGCCCGGCCGCTGGTGGGGGCGGTTCTTGGGAGGGAGCAGCGTCCGTCTCGCTCTGACGGCCCGTCACGGGGGAGCGGTAACGTGGCACCGGCTGGGCTGGGCCTCGGCAGCCTCGGGCCTGGTCGCCATGGGAATCCACGGCGGGGGTGCAGCAGTGTTGCTGTGTGTCCCCCAGGCCGGTCCCGTTCGCGTGGGGCTGCCTTGGCGGCGAGGACTGAAGATGCCCGTCGACGCCGTCGTGGCCCTGGTACCGCCCTGTGTAACGGCCCTGGTGCCCCTgcggggtgggggctgggggaagcccCTTGCTGGCGCCTCCCCGTGCAGTCTGGGTCTCCCTGCAGCATCACTGGGAAACGGGCGGCTGCCAgatcccagggagaaggagCCTCCATTCTCATACCGCACCCCCGAGGGCCTCAGCCAGGGTCCGGTACCAGGTTCCTGCTGCCCGTTCCTCCGTCAGtacccccagccagggctgcatcCTGCACTGGGATGACTGGCTGCAGCGttgctggtgctgagctgcaagGGGACCCACGGTGTGAGGAAGTGTCGTCCAAGTCCATTTGCCTCTTAATTCATTGTTAGCAGAGCTCCAAGCTTTCAGGCTTTTCTTGTGTGGATGAGTGACTGTTTTGGGCATAAATTGCTTCTTTCTCACCCGTTATTTAGCTCCTGATAAAATCATGCAGGCCTTGGGGAGCAGAGTGGCAATTCCTCAATCACTGCTGTTAATTACGCAGCAGGGCAAACATTGGCAATTGCTTATTGGAAGGGATATGCTAATGAACCCAAACCAACTCAGATATTCGACATAATCCTTTGTTATCCACACAGTTGTGTCCACTTGCCTTTTGACTTCGTGGTGTCTTGTACTGGGCTGCTGTTTGTCACAGTCACCCTTGTTGTAACATGGAGCTCTGTCAGCAGTGTGCGTAGGTGACCTCCTGGTCTTCCACCTGTGGGTAAGGACCAGGTTTGCCTGTCAGCCCAAGGCCACCGGGGGATGGGATGAATCCCCTGAAAAGCCAAAATAGAGACTTAATTTCCAACTTTGATCTAAttctgttgtgggtttttttctgtgagccTAGCTGGACTCCAAGGTGGGAAATGTGCTTCCAAAGGGGTTTCAAGCTGTCAGTCTGCTTTGAATATTGCTGTAAAAACTAAGCCCAGCACAGAATCCAAAGTTCTTCCATCAATACCGCTGCAAAACC of the Falco cherrug isolate bFalChe1 chromosome 5, bFalChe1.pri, whole genome shotgun sequence genome contains:
- the LOC114014869 gene encoding uncharacterized protein LOC114014869 encodes the protein MVASGRQHPGGSRHPPTRDRGDLRVTRGGDPGARPVAPRGTGGDRGSARRRRRRSHKQTVQQKLRESFPIPRLLVNRLTTFLIELVRFLGETLVQVLVVGLLTAIGDHIWKPFLAAVFNSLLQPLLVFLLKVLCSIQDLMDPLINILAGVCSQLAVLLRAIRLVEINLQLDRTGLRADGSG